The Salvia miltiorrhiza cultivar Shanhuang (shh) chromosome 2, IMPLAD_Smil_shh, whole genome shotgun sequence DNA window TCTTCTAACAAATCCAAGTACAATTGATAAACATAATCtgaaacaatatttttttcattttccatcaaatataattataaatcaaattaacaaATAATACAGAATAAAACGAAATCTAAAAAATCTAACTAAATCTTTGAACtaaatcactatttttatcattttctttcaTTGGAGAAAAGAATAGGAAGTTGTCTTTCGACGAATGAGGTAAACCTTAGGGTGTTTAGAGATTGTTATCTTCTTCACCCCAATAAGTCTTATGTCTTTGACTCTTTGTATGCACACTTGTCACAAATGATATGAATGAGTCTTTTCGAACCACTCGTGTCGTGTATATGTGCGACAGATCTTGAAATGGTTGACACGAACGGTGCTAATGGCTCCATTGATTCCGTTCATGCGATCTTTCGACGTGACAGATCTTGGAACGAACGGAATGGATGGTGGTAATGGGGGCGCAGTAGCACCATCTATTCATCCACTTGACATGACCTTGGAACATATGGTATGAATTCGTACCATTTCGTTCAAGATCTCTTAGATTTGGAACTAGATTTGGTGACAAAGGCGCAATAGTGGAGTTCATCGGATTCTGAAGAAGATGATGGCGACAACGACATTCTTGTTGAATCATAGAAGAGGACTAGATCTAGCCGGCAGCCACAAATATAGAGTCGTTGGGGAGAGAGCACAAGGGGAAGTTGTCGgcgaaagagagaaagagagggagagggaaagAAGAGAGCAAAAGAGGAATAAACAGACAATTTAAGGAAGAAAGACGGTGGAACGTGTTTTGTGCACTCAATTCAAGGCAATTTTATCCACGACACTGAATTGTGACTAGGGTTGTCAATCCAGTCCGAAATctgtgggctggcccgattagcCCACCTAGGGCtatcgatcggttcgggttcggttacccataCCTGAATTTttggttacccgaacccgaaattgtcatatttcactaaccgttcctGAACCAttttaggtgttcggttacccaataaccgtTTCAGTTAtccgattcggttatttgggtatccgaaatacccatttaaaaaattaaaattcaaataatttgctagatagaggatttgaaccttagtctttagaaaatacacaaagcaacttatccactaAACTAAAGCTTATTCTTAAACTTTAaacatatcataattttattttagctaagactcgatttttaaataaaaaataaataaattaatgaattaataattaaaatatatataatatatatattaaataatttattaaataattttcggttatttcggttaacccgttccggttattgggttaaccgatacccgaaaattttctaaaaatgatacgcgaaaccgaaccgatacccaAAAAATTCgattattggatacccaaacccggaaATTTAGGTTCGGttaacggattatccaaaacctgataaccaattagacagccctaaGCCCACCAATCCGAGAGGGTTTGGGCTGAAAAATTTCAActcgataaaaattacaatccGAATAGCCCGAACCTGATAGGGCTGACCTGAAAATAATGTGTTCACTTGATTATATGAGatttttctcattatttgattttcaacttcattactttgcttttgaaaattagtatgataagatatttttcaaaaaattgtaaatatatcttgaAAGATTCAATATTAATCATTTCACTTATCTGTATTTCTAATctaatacttaacataaaatatttagatgtaaaaattaaaaaatgataattatttaacaaaaatattgCATCTTTATATCTCTAAGAGTTGCATATTACTCTCTCCATCCACAAAATGAGTTTCCATTTGAGGGCGACACAAGTTTTAGGAAATTGATGAAGTGTGTGAGAGTGGAATAAGGGGTCCAATTTTATTGCGAGTAAGTTatgtggggtacacttaccaaaaaaggaaatgagtactcatttggtggacgtaccaaaatgaaaatatgagaaCTCATTTtgtggtggacggagggagtagttattatgtaagtcgatgttgaaatgtcacttatttatgcgtgtattcgtttattacaaatataatattatcaaaagatatatattagttaatttttaaaaatagatatCAAGTCCGATTAGCccaacgggctagcccgaaatccgAACGTTTTAAGGTTAGGGTTTAAAATTTTTAACCCGAAAAATTTTCAATCCCGAATAACTCGGTAACCCTATAGAGCTAGTTCGAAATCAGATGGTCGGGTTGACTCGATTGACATTCCTAATTATGATTAcaatttattaattgttggataGATAactacaaattttaaatttcttatgAGTGGTATAAAAATCAActccaaatataaaatataataaaaaattatattattattgataAATATTTTGACTGACACGCACTGCTTGCATTAATGCATCTACGAATTCTTCTAATGTTAGTGAGGTGATTTTGAGTACaactgggtgtaccgtacagtCGATTTATACCCGCACTTAGATCTTGGTCCTCGAACTCGCATTCTGACCCGAATTGTATAAATGGCACTAATTTGGATGCGGATCAATCCAATTATACGGTACACCCGATTGTACTCAAGTTTTTGTAAATGTTAATAAAGTTTAATGCGtaagtattttatttgaagaaaatttctGCACAGGCAttagtaaatttaattattattagtgAATCTATAGCCAAAATATATTTAACTAAGAATTAGTATTAGtccatatttaaaatttaactaATCATAATTAAATCTATTATAAGCATGGAGCAGCATCTTCGCTCGAGAATCGAGATCCCATTTTATATTTAAAGCTTCAGATAACTTGTCTAACAATTTATgcattcccccccccccaaaaaaaaaaacgtgtcTAACAATTATGTATTTATTCATTATTGCATTATCGACCAATTTCAATTGAAAAAGTAAAGTACCACTAGTAAAAAAATTGAGCACTAGTATTGAAcacgttatatatatatactctcttCATCCCACAAAACAtgactcaattttttttttgaattgtccCACAAAActtattctattttaaaaaaatatatatattttttatccaccttttcactttttcacctaccacatttaacatacaaaatacaaatttcttaattttcgtacaGAAAAGAATTGGGTCATGCTTCATagaacggatgaagtatatatgATTAAGTTCTAACaagattgttatttttaataagaagtgagaaatgagaataataaataaattaatatgagaagtgaaaataatgaataagatCATATATAACTTTGAATAAGACAATAAATAATGttgaataataatatttaaaaaactaataatttttttgctattttcaGAATTGAgccataaaataattaaatcaacacttaaaaattgaattaagATTTCAGCCTATAAGATCTCATTGTAACTAAATATATCAAGAGGAAAGAATACGAAGTGGAGTATTAGATACAGTGAATCAGTGATacatatattcaattaaaataattattaaattgaggttttatataaaaaaaagaaaaaaaccttTGAAAGCACAGTAATGCAGACTAGAGgcaatattcaattaaaataatactccatctcgTTAAGATTCAAAAAATAGACTTCGCGAAAATAGAAAGACAGCTACAGACTTCAAAGTCAAAATGTGAAACTTTCGTTTTAACTGCTGTGGGGTTGACTTTAACATTTACAAAATAAAAGAGGCTCAGATCGCAAAAAAAAACAACCTAAAGGACCAATCGTCAAAATCCGCTCTATTCGAAAACAGCCCTCGCACTATCAAAACATTCCACATCGACCCCTCCTTCTCCCCCCAAACCGTCGGTTTCGTCAGGCTCTCCGACCACCAGCGTCAGCTGATCTTCCAGGTATCTCTGCAGCAGCCCTACCTCATCTCCGGATCCGCTCGGATCCCCTGCTGCCGccttccgccgccgccgcgacATCAGGAAGCAGAGCTCCACGGCACAGATGATGGGGCACGCGGCGCACAGCAGGGGCACGAGGAAGGGGCTGCAAAGGATCAGGAGGAGGTACCTCCGACGGCGGCGATTCAGCCAGGAAGTCAGCatctcggcggcggcggcggagaaggaGATGCAGTTGGGGGGCGGTGCGGCGTCGTTTTTCTCGGTGGCGGTGAGGAGCGGGCTCTGATTGGGCGGTTTTTGGCGTGTTGTTGGAAGGGAACAGCACCACGAATGCAGCCAGTCCCACATCGTgggtttttttttctctttttttttttttaccttcaattttttttaggtgTTTATTTTGTTGCTTGCCGGTAAGCTAACGTGTCGACTGAGGGAGAATTTGATGCAgtaaagagagaaagagagaggttGGGGAGCTTTTTTAACCAAGAAAATCATAATAATGAAAAGAGTGAATTGGGAGTTTTTGATGATCAAATATTCTTGGAAAAGTGAATGACACCGCAATTTCTTATTCCGTATTACACTTTTAGTTGAGGTGTGATGGAAATGGAAAAGATATTGATGAGACGTAATCttgttttcttgtttgtttgtttttttggcTTAATTTCGCAGTAAATAAAAAAGGATAGGTTTCGtcaaataaatactccctccgtccctaaaataagttcctctttttccattttgggacgtcccccaaataaattcctctttctttctttctatttttggacaactaccccaccactaataatactttatttattcttacttttcactttttcaccactcccaatactaattataacactttttcaccttttcaccactcccaatactaattataatatatttttttcactatcaatacactttaccattttccttaaaactcgtgccgtccccaaagaggaacttattttggggacggagggagtaaaatacaAATAGGAAAAgataggttttttttttaattaaggaaAATATATAGTTGAGGCGTGATGGAACTCAGAAAAGATATTGATGAGATTTAATcttattttcttgttttgtttttgcttAATTTTCGTGGTAAATAAAAAAAGGTTAGGTTTCGTAAAATAAAAAGGGCTAATAGCACCTAAATTACCCAACTATTTCGAAATTCTAGTTTGAGTACTATACTTCAATGTCTGTGAAGGAAAATACtaaactttcaatttaatctGAGATAGCAACTCCGTCTAATTTCCGGGGACTTAAGTGATTACGTGGATGTCGAAAAATCCGATACGGACTCATCGATGCTTAAATGAAACACAGTCGTTTCGGTAATTGTGATACGTCGTCGTTTTGAACAAATCTGAGGGCAATCTAacgattttcttcttcttttaaaCGAATGGAACCCTAATTTTGTTCACATTTCGAAACACTTCCTCTCATCTTTCCATGAAATCGTGGAATAGCGAATTTGGCGAGTCAATGTCGAGCTCTAGCTCATGTGGCTGAACCTTCAACGCAAGAGCAAGTCAATGGTTGGGGCGTCCTAGGATGTGTAAACATGGTTTAGCTTTGATGAGGACCTCGAACACTTCTTTGAATCCTATGCGTCGGTTCTATTGCTGTAGCCGTCGAGGGGTTAgttcaaatttaattttatgtttctctCACTTTACCTCAACAATTCTTACAACAATTGGGTTTTTTTGGTGGTATGTAGTCAAATGATGATTGTGGTCTGTGGGAGTGGGTGGATCCGGAGTTGACGGAGCACTACAAAAGATGCATTGACAAGTTCAGACTGCAATTGAGTATGGCAAATGAGCAGCTAGGTCAGGCAACAATGGTGAGCACATTCAACCGGGACAGATTGGAGTTCCGGCAAGATGAATTCCAGGCAACTATGGTGGAGCTTCAGTTAGTGAAAGCCAAGAACGAGGAACTTGAAGCTATTGTAGGTGCTCAAGATGTGAAGCTTCGAATGTGCAAATGGTTTTTCTGCTTTGTTGTTGTGGTTGTTGCTTTTGTTTTCATGATTAAGTAACTATTAGATTAGGTAGTTGTAGTATATTGAAGGCCTTCGAAGACTTAGAATTGTCTTCATTTTGTGAATTCTTGTGTAGCCTATGATTAGTAAACCCTTGTTGTATCTTAGAAGACTTAAAATGTCTTCATTTTGGTTGTTAATAGACTACCTCTCCTGTCTAGTAGTTTATATGTTACTTGCATAGCTTACAATCCCTTCATTTTTACAATCATAAGTAGTATAATAGGGTGTGTAAACACTACAAATATGAAGGACACACTATGGAACCAAAAGCTAAATATTCAATTACCCAACCGGTACGTAAGTGATATGAAGAAGTTCAGTTACAAAAACCACCTCAACATCAAAGTATTTCAAGCTAATTTGTTCTTCAGTCTAGAGAAAACCAAAAAATAATCGGCTACTACaatgcaaaatatataaataccaATTGTTTCATTCACAAATCATGGGTTGAGGCTCATTCATTCCTACTTTCTTGAGTTGTTGCAACTCCAGTGACATCACTATTCTGCCCTGTCGAGGTAGTTCGACCATCTTTGGTTTTTGAAATTCTTGATTTTTTGAACTTTTGCAACAACATGGCTTTCTTTGATGAGGTTGAACCGAAAGAAAGTTTATATAGTTTAGAAGCAGTTCACAAATAAAAGTTTGATAAAGTGAAAACTTAATACTACAACTTACATGGTAGAAGGAATTTCCAGTTGCCTCGTTCACGTAAACACCAATCTCTTTAAGAGCTGCCCCTCTGCCCTTGTATTGATTGGATCCACTTTTTTTCTTCATCTGAGATTGTTGCTCAGATGCAGCCTTTTTCTTTGACAAAGTACCTTGGCTGGATTTGTCTCCTTCTTTTTCCTTGCTTCCTTTTGGAGGTGCACCATCCTTTGaaggccttttttttttttttccgttgTTGGACATGTAAATAAAGCAAGTGTTAATCTAATTGACAAAGTGGTAATGAAGTAGCATATTATCGAAAGATGGTGGTGTACCTTGTTAGGGTTCGGGTTTTCCAGGGCTGGATTAGAGCATTTTCTTTTGTTATGCTCTGTCTGCTTGCACTTGCTACACGACATCACAACTACATGTCTGGTCATCCTCCATTCCTTCTCCTGAGGTGCTCGAACCCTTTTTTTCTTAGGACATCCAGCCATTCTTGTTTTAGGTGGTGGTTTAACAACATCGCTCTTCACTTCAGGCCACATCTTGTTCCCAACAATACGTTTGATACCAAATTCATACCCCGAAAGATAGGTAGCCATAGTGAAGTAACCAGAAACAAAATCAGTGGGATCACGATCCATGAATCTGATGGCAGCGCAAGCATGCTTGCAAGGGATACCACTTATATAACATTCCAGGCATGAACACTTGTTTTGCCCATTCATGTTTGTTTTCACATACACAACAAAGGTTGATACCTTCATAATGCACCTGGAAGGCATCATGCATGGCTGGAAGTGCTATGCAGGATGCACTAGCCATCACATTTATCTCCAATATTTTTGAGACATTTGGAGTAAGTTTATGTCATGGAAATCGATGGAGAGCTGGTGAATTTTGAAGGATGGGTTGGTGAGGTGGAACAAAGAGGAGAAAATGACATTGAGGTTCAGAAGAGATAGGGAAAATCGAATGTTGCACGGGAGATTTTgtgatttattatattttatggtataattaatttaattttgttttcttttcacACAATTATGGTACAACAAACTGCACGGGAGAATTTGtgatttaaataaagaaaatgaagagaACGACGGATACCAATCACGAGGCGTTTACAATTGTGGTAGACTGGTAGTTGTATAATTTAGCCGCCAAATAATTATCTGCAAAAACAAGCCAACACGAAATACACGAGCTTTATTTTTCTGCTCCGATTACCAGCAGCCGTTGGAATGGCCGCTGCAGCCGCCATTTCCGATGCCGAAGCTCCTCTGCTGGACGACGCCGTCGATGGATCCGTCGACTTCAAAGGCCGCCCCGTTTTCCGATCCAAATCCGGTGGCTGGAGATCCGCTTCCTTCATCATAGGTATTTCTGCAATCAGCTCAAAATTCGAGCTATTTTCACCTCTACTCTCTGCAGTTAACTCTAAATTCGAGCTATTTTAACCTCATATCTCCATGCCTGTGCGTCTGATTAGGTGTGGAGGTGACAGAGAGGTTTGCTTACTACGGAATTAGCTCCAATTTGATAAGCTACTTGACCGGGCCGCTGGGGCAGTCCACCGCCACGGCGGCGGAGAATGTGAACGCGTGGTCGGGAGCGGCGTCGCTTCTGCCGCTCGTGGGCGCGTTTCTGGCCGACTCTTTCTTCGGTCGGTATCGGATGATTATCGCGGCTTCGGTGCTGTATATTGTGGTTAGTCGTAGTTTTGTTTTTACCTTTAGAAAATGGATTTATGTTGCTAAATTGCTCGAATTTTCTTAATTGGGAGCTCCTGCTTAAGTTCATTCAGTTATTATCAAAATTTCCAGATTTAGAAAGGAAGTGATTTAGTGAAGGAAATGTGAAATTCATGCTGATGTGTATAAGAAAATGAATTCAAATTCATGATAAACAGAAATGGGTGaattatagtttatagtttGAACGTTCAGCGAATTCAAGCTCGTAGACTTATTTTTTTGTATGTCCTgaactttgaaaattttctggCGCCGGAAGTGGATTTCCAGCCAAATGGCTTGTTGTTTTGGATGATCGGTTGAGGGGAAACATTGACCTCACAACAAGGAATAGATTGGTGGTTATTGTTTTATGGCTTGCATGTTTCCCCTCAACCGATTGTCCAAAACAAAAAGTAACTAGCCATAATCAAGCAATTTCTCAAAGTTCAGTATATTGACCTCATTTGGTTGAAGTTGAAGCTGCGAATTGAAACGCGCTAAAAATTCAGGCTATAAACTATATTTAGCCCCACAGAAATTTCCCTATTCAACTCGCACTAAAAGTGATGATTTTGGcctaatatgtatatttatattgaaCTTTtgcatttgtgtgtgtgtgtgtgaatagaCTGATCGCATTCTGTGCTATATCATAGGCACTTGGAAGCTTGTCTCTCTCAGCTGTCATTTACTCTATGAGCTCATCCGACTGCCAAGTTGCAGCCGGCATGAAACCTTGTGCTCCGTCTCAGTTTCAAGTCGTTCTCTTTTTCTTCTCGTTGTACCTAGTTGCATTCGCCCAAGGAGGGCATAAGCCTTGCGTCCAAGCTTTTGGAGCTGACCAGTTTGATGAGCAGGATCCGGTAGAGAGCAAGGCCAAGAGCTCATTCTTCAACTGGTGGTACTTTTCATTCTGTGCAGGTGTTTTGGTGTCTCTATTTATTTTGAACTACATCCAAGACAACTTGAGTTGGGGACTTGGCTTTGGCATCCCCTGCATTGCCATGTGCCTCGGCCTGATTGTGTTTCTACTCGGAAGTTATACATATCGATTCCAAGTGCAAAGTGACGAGAGGAGCCCATTTCTCAGGATCGGTCAAGTGTTCGTTAGAGCATGTAGAAACTGGCAGACTACTCATTCTGCCATAACCGTAGAGGCGGAAGCCCAGGGAGTTCTGCCCTTTGAAGGCTTTCAACAATATAAGTAAGCCAACTATATATGGTGTTTCACTGTTTTGTATTTCAAGAACCAAGTGCATACATGATACATCCTGTTGATCTCGTCTGAGTAGGTTTTGATGTTCTTTGTTCTATAAGATTATTGAACTCGTCTAGTTTACTGGCTTGATATATGTGCAAAACGAGTTTGCAAATATGAATTTCAAGGGGAAGGACGAGAGCTTGGTACTAAAATTTCATGATCTGCCTAAGGAATTGCATCTATTCTATAACTGAATAATAAAACGCTTCATTTATATGCATAAATGTAGAGGAtgtttggctaaacttatttcagggaggTTATAAAGTTCCGACggcttataagatgtttgaagagcttataagatactccctccgtccatgaaaaaactTCCTAAGAgagagtggcacgggttttaagaaaaaacattgttgagtgtattgagagtggataaaaggtagttgagtgtattgggagtggtgaaaaggtgttataattaatattgagagttgtgaaaagtgaaaagtaagaggattataagtggtggggtatagtccaaaaataggtagaaagttctttcgtggacgtcccaaaaaggaaagataggaagttctttcatggacggagggagtataataatatctaacgagcttataagttgtcaaagtatttgtATAATTGAGCTTATATAAACTATAGAGAGAAAATTCTAGTGAGAGAGGAAGTGTTTGGAAGAGTATATAATAGAAATaacaaatcataattaaaagttatttttgtaaaatcaTTGCTgcttataagattatgaaaaaacatGTAACTTGTAAGCTGTTGgagtttattttgccaaacacttctCAAGAGCTTATTAGCTGTTTTaaggagtttataagctcaactAAACACCTCCTACGTCTTGCTTTTTGCCTTTCATTGTGGTTGAATCTAGGCGGAAACAGAAGAGCAATTATGTGCATTTCTTGTGCTTCTTGTTATTGTAATTTGGTGACGAAGTTCGAGGTCTGCTGTTGATTTCAGGTTTCTCAACAAGGCTTTAGTCGAACCCGATGGTTGTAAGCAGAACGAGAAAACTTGCAGCATCACTGACATAGAAGAGGCAAAGTCAGTTCTCAGGCTCATTCCGATATGGGGTACATGTTTAGTCTACGGCATAGTGTTCTCGCAGTCATCCACTCTATTCACCAAACAGGGAGTCACAATGGACCGTCACATCATTTCAAGCCTCCAAATACCGGCTGCCTCGCTTCAATCTCTCATAAGCTTCTCCATCGTCGTTTTCATTCCTATCTATGACCGAGTTTTACTTCCAATAGCCAGAGCCCTATCTGGGAAACCATCGGGTATATCAATGCTTCAGCGCATTGGCACTGGATTGTTCCTGTCTTTGCTCTCCATGGTGATCGCAGCTCTAGTGGAGACGAAGCGTCTCCAAATAGCTGTCGAGTATGGGCTGGTGGACTTGCCAGCAGCCACAGTACCCATGAGCGTGTGGTGGCTGGCGCCTCAGTATCTGCTTTTTGGGATCTCCGACGTGTTCACAATGGTTGGTCTCCAAGAATTCTTCTACGATCAAGTTCCTAGCGAGCTGAGGAGTATCGGTCTTGCTCTTTATCTCAGCATTTTCGGCATAGGGAGTTTCATCAGCAGTTTCCTCATCTCCGTCATTGAGAGTGCCACCAGTGGGGAGGGTGAGGACAGCTGGTTCTCGGACAACTTGAACCGGGCTCATCTCGACTACTTCTACTGGGTGCTGGCAGGGCTCAGCGCAGCTGCGTTCCTCGCCTACCTCTACTTCACGAGGTATTACATTTATAACAGAAAACGCATTGCTTGATCTTAATTGGATGAACTCGCAAGTTGGGGATTC harbors:
- the LOC131010225 gene encoding uncharacterized protein LOC131010225 translates to MMPSRCIMKVSTFVVYVKTNMNGQNKCSCLECYISGIPCKHACAAIRFMDRDPTDFVSGYFTMATYLSGYEFGIKRIVGNKMWPEVKSDVVKPPPKTRMAGCPKKKRVRAPQEKEWRMTRHVVVMSCSKCKQTEHNKRKCSNPALENPNPNKAFKGWCTSKRKQGKRRRQIQPRYFVKEKGCI
- the LOC131010218 gene encoding protein NRT1/ PTR FAMILY 5.10-like, whose protein sequence is MAAAAAISDAEAPLLDDAVDGSVDFKGRPVFRSKSGGWRSASFIIGVEVTERFAYYGISSNLISYLTGPLGQSTATAAENVNAWSGAASLLPLVGAFLADSFFGRYRMIIAASVLYIVALGSLSLSAVIYSMSSSDCQVAAGMKPCAPSQFQVVLFFFSLYLVAFAQGGHKPCVQAFGADQFDEQDPVESKAKSSFFNWWYFSFCAGVLVSLFILNYIQDNLSWGLGFGIPCIAMCLGLIVFLLGSYTYRFQVQSDERSPFLRIGQVFVRACRNWQTTHSAITVEAEAQGVLPFEGFQQYKFLNKALVEPDGCKQNEKTCSITDIEEAKSVLRLIPIWGTCLVYGIVFSQSSTLFTKQGVTMDRHIISSLQIPAASLQSLISFSIVVFIPIYDRVLLPIARALSGKPSGISMLQRIGTGLFLSLLSMVIAALVETKRLQIAVEYGLVDLPAATVPMSVWWLAPQYLLFGISDVFTMVGLQEFFYDQVPSELRSIGLALYLSIFGIGSFISSFLISVIESATSGEGEDSWFSDNLNRAHLDYFYWVLAGLSAAAFLAYLYFTRYYIYNRKRIA
- the LOC131010217 gene encoding uncharacterized protein LOC131010217, translated to MWDWLHSWCCSLPTTRQKPPNQSPLLTATEKNDAAPPPNCISFSAAAAEMLTSWLNRRRRRYLLLILCSPFLVPLLCAACPIICAVELCFLMSRRRRKAAAGDPSGSGDEVGLLQRYLEDQLTLVVGEPDETDGLGGEGGVDVECFDSARAVFE